The following is a genomic window from Hymenobacter gelipurpurascens.
CCACCAGCCACGGGCTTTTCATGCGGGTAAGCTCGGCGCCGGCTGCTTGGTCCAGTATCACGCGCACATTCGGGTGCTTCTGCAGGTAGGTGGCTGGCACCGAGTCGGTCATTTCGCCTTCCACCATGCGCTTTACCACGGCCGCTTTTCCCTCACCCCAGGCAAGCAGCACAATCTCATGCGCTTCCAGAATGGTGCCTACACCCATCGTGATAGCGCGGCGGGGTACATTTTCTTCCCCGTAGAAATCAGAAGCAGCATCGGTGCGGGTAATATGGTCAAGCGTGATCATACGAGTGCGGGAACTGGCCCCCGAGCCAGGCTCGTTGAATCCAATATGCCCGGTGCGCCCGATGCCCAGAATCTGCAGGTCAATGCCGCCGGCTTCCCTAATCTGCTCTTCGTAGTGCCGACAGAACTCCGCCACCTGCTCCTGCGGCACCGTACCATCCGGAATGTGCACTTGCGCGGCCGGAATGTCAATGTGGTCGAACAGGTACTCGTGCATAAACCGCACGTAGCTCTGCAGCGAATCGGGCTGCATCGGAAAGTACTCGTCCAGATTAAACGTGATGACGTGCTGAAAGCTCAACCCTTCCACTTGGTGTAGCCGCACTAGTTCTTCGTACAGGCGAGTAGGGGTAGAGCCCGTAGCTAGGCCTAGTACGCACATGCGCCCCTCCGCCGTTCGTTGCCGGATCAGGTCAGCAATTTGGCGGGCTACGGCTACAGAGGCCTGTTCGGAGTCGGGGTAAATGGTGGTGGCAAGTCGCTCAGCGTGGCGCACATCAGATGCAGTCATACCTGTAAAGCAGAAGTGAAACGGAATCTTACTGGAAAAACCCGAGTCGCGCAACTTGTAGCCAAGACATATTCGGTTGCATTTATTTAGTCTGATTAGCGCAGCCCTGCCATACAAGTGGCCTAGCGTTGTATAGCTGAGCTTGACTGCTGAGAGAAGTATGTCACAATACCGGCTTTTTGCTAACACTTATAAATTATATCATTCTGATTGTTAAATATATATAACTGAATTATGAGGGCTATATAAGGAAAATCAATGTCACGATACAGCCGTGATTGTCCTTTCGGAACAGCCCCGACAGCACGATATTGTACATATTAGAATGTATCGTGCTGATAGAACATCCCTCTGACTGCTCTCTATGACCTTTTCTACTCTCAAGGATGCTCATCTGCAAGAACTGGGCTTCGAGCCTTTATCGCTTTACCGCTCCTGGGATTACCCCGTGGGTGCTACGGAAGCAGCCTTTGTGCCTATTACGGATATGCGCTACCAGCATCGTCTCATAGCACGCGATGGTACTCGCCTGTATGCCTACTCCTGGATCCATGAGCCAGGCTACCTACTGGCTACCATGCAACACATTTCTTCCTTAGAGCACATTGTTGCGGAGCTAGACAGCGATGATGTACTGCTCTTGCGGCGTCATATGGAAGCCTTTTTCTCTTTGCACGGAGGGAGTGCCTTGCCCGGCGAAGTAAGAAATAACTCCCCCAGAATGCTCCACTAACGGTATGCCGTAGCCCTCTAGGCCACCAGGACCTCGATCTATATTCGTACGGATTGAAAACAAAAAAGCCCTTCTACGCGAAGTAGAAGGGCTTTTTAGTGGTAATGATTGGAATCGAACCAACGACACCAGCATTTTCAGTGCTGTGCTCTACCAACTGAGCTACATTACCAGCTCTGGGCGCCTCGCAAGCCGTTATAGCCGTTGAGGAGCACAAAAGTAGTAAACCAAAATCAACCTGCAACACTTATTAGAAAAAAACTTTCCAGCGAAAAGCCGTAATTTGTTATGCATACCGAGTATATTTCGGCTCCAACCCAAACCTACCCTTTCTCGTGCACTTCTCCATCCAAAACATCCTCTTCCTGCTAGTCGCGTTGGCGGGCTTCGGCCTGTTCGCGTGGCAAGCCCGGAAGATTCGAGCCAACATTCTGGTCGGGCGCGACCGGGATATGAGTGGCAACGTCAATGAGCGCCTCTACAAAACGCTGCTGGTCGCCTTTGGGCAGCAGAAAATGTTTAAGCGCCTCACGCCGGCCTTTCTCCACCTGATCGTTTATATCGGTTTCATTGTCATCAACATTGAAGTCATCGAGATTCTGGTGGACGGTTTGTTCGGAACCCATCGGTTCCTGCAGTTCCTAGGCCCCTTGTACTCGGCCCTTACTGGTACCAACGAGGTATTAGGCGCCCTAGTTGTGCTGGCGGTAATTGCCTTCTGGTGGCGCCGCAACGTGAATACCATCCGTCGTTTTACGGGGCCCGAGTTACGCGCCTGGCCTAAGCTGGATGCCAACGTCATCCTGTATGTGGAAGTGGTGCTGATGGTTGCGTTGTTCACCATGAACACCGCTGATCTGAAGCTGCATGGCGACAACCTACCGGGCGCTTTCCCCATCAGTAGCCTCCTGACCGGCCTTTTTCCGGATAGTCCGGCGGCGCTACATGTTCTGGAGCGCGTTGGCTGGTGGGCGCATATCGTGGGCATTCTGCTGTTCCTGAACTACTTGCCTAGCAGCAAGCACTTCCACATCATTATGGCCTTCCCGAACGTGTACTTCTCGCGGCTGGTACCGCAGGGAAAGTTCTCGAATGTGGAGAGCATCACTCACGAGGTGAAAGCCATGATGGACCCCAGCTACGAGGTGCCCGCCCCACCGGTAGGCCCCGACGGCTCTGCCCTAGCGCCTACGCCCTTCGGAGCAAAAGATGTGGATGACCTGGCCTGGACCAATCTGCTCAATGCGTACTCGTGCACCGAGTGTGGCCGCTGCACGTCGGTTTGCCCCGCTAACCTGACGGGCAAACTATTGTCGCCCCGTAAAATCATCATGGATACCCGGGACCGAATGGAGGAGAAGTATAACTCTCCGCTCATCTTCAACCCCAACCTCTACGGTAAGGAAGCCAAGCACGACCCGCAAGAACAGCTCGATGCCGAAAACCACACGCTGCTGCGCGGTTACGTAACGCCCGAAGAACTGTGGGCCTGCACCACCTGCAACGCCTGCGTGGAGGCCTGCCCAGTGAACATCAACCCACTGGAAAGCATTGTAGAGATGCGCCGCTTCCTTGTGCTGGAAGAATCGGCCGCACCAAACTCTCTGAACGTGATGTTCAGCAACATCGAAAACAACGGCGCTCCGTGGGCTTTCTCGCCTTCCGACCGCTTCAACTGGGCCGATGACCTGTACGTGGCGGATAAAGCTACGGCTCCGGTGGCCTAGGCCACTACCGCTACTGGCCTAGAGAGGCCTAGAGCGGTTCTATCTCACTCTTACTTCTGATTTCTGAATCCCACCCATATGGCTGAGCAAACTGCCAAACGTCCTGTATCTGTTCCACTCATGGCCGATCTGGCAGCGAAGGGCGAAACCCCCGAAGTGCTGTTCTGGGTAGGCTGCGCCGGTGCCTTCGATGACCGCTATAAGCGCGTGACCCGTGCTTTCGTGCGCATTCTGGAGCACGTAGGCGTGAACTACGCCGTGCTGGGCATGGAAGAAAGCTGCACCGGCGACCCTGCCAAGCGCGCTGGCAACGAGTTTCTGTTCCAGATGCAGGCCATGCAGAACATCACCACCCTCAATGGCTACGGCATCAAGAAGGTGGTAACGGCCTGCCCGCATTGCTTCAATACCATTAAGAACGAATACCCAGCGTTGGGTGGCGAGTATGAGGTGATTCACCACAGTACTTTCCTGCAGCAGCTCATCAACGAGGGCAAAGTGAAGGCCGAAGGCGGTGAGTCGTTCAAAGGTCGCCGCATTACGTTCCATGATTCCTGCTACCTGGGCCGCGCCAATAACATTTATGAAGCGCCTCGCGCGGTTCTGGAAGTGCTGGATGCCGACCTGCTGGAAATGAAGCGCTGCAAAACCAACGGCCTGTGCTGCGGTGCCGGTGGCGCCCAAATGTGGAAAGAGCCCGAGCCCGGCAAAAAAGACATCAATGTAGAGCGCGCCGAAGAAGCACTGGCCACGCTCGATGGCGACGCCGATGTGCTGCTGAACCTACAGGGTGTGGAAAGCACGGCTCCCGTACTGCCCGCCGGCTCCAACCGGGGTGGCAGCGTAATTGCCGTAGCCTGCCCGTTCTGCATGACCATGATGGCCGACGGCGTAAAAAACAAGGAGCGTGAATCAGATGTGCAGGTGTTTGACTTGGCCGAACTGATTGCTTCCGCCGAAGGTCTCAACGCGTAGAAAGTGCCGCGTTTTCTTCCTGCAAAATGAAATTTGTGTGCAGCCTCGCCGGAACTTCTCGGCGAGGCTGTTTCTTTTACAAGAAAATACGGTGGCCTACCGTTGACTGTAGGCCAGTCGTTCTTCTGCGAAATACCAGTATGTACGTTCCTTTCAATCAATTACCCGCTTCGGCGCGTCTGTGGATCTATCAGGCTAGCCGTCCGCTCACGGCCGCTGAACTGGCCGCTGTACAGCCCGCGCTCCAACAATTTGTGGAGGAATGGACCAGCCACGGCCGCGTATTGCAAGCCTCGGCCGCCTTAATGCACCAGCAGTTTCTGGTGCTAGGCCTAGACGAAGCCGTAGCCGATGCCAGTGGCTGTTCTATTGATGCCTCCGTGCGGTTCGTGCGCGCGCTGGAAGAGCAGATGGGTATCTCGCTACTGGAAAAAAGTCAGTTGGCCTTTATCATCGATGGGAAGGTGCAGCTCTTAGATAGGAGGGAGCTAAAGGCCGCGGTGGTTGAGGGTCGGCTGCTGCCGGATACACCTTACTTTGATAATACTATTGCCCGGCACGAGCAGCTGCAAACTGCCTGGCCAACCCCAGCGGCCAGCTCTTGGCTAGGCCGGTATTTCTAACCCGACGTACAAAACCAGTAGAGCCGGCCAAAGTCCTACCTAAACTTAGTATTATTAGTCCCGCGTTGATCAACGCTAGGTCGGCTGGTTTCCTTATCCCTCCCTCTTCCCGCTTATGAGAACTTTTATTCTGGTATGTGCTGCCGCCGGCTCTGCTGCTCTGCTAACTGGTTGTGCTACGTCCGGCAGCCTGAGCAAAGCAGACAAGCAATTTGCTCGTGGTGAATATGAACCTGCTATTGCCTTATACAAAGCCGATGTAGCCAAAGGCAAGAACATTGCGCAGTCGAACTACCGGGTAGCCGAGTCGTACCGGCTGTCTAACCGTATTGAGCAGGCCGAAGCATATTATAAAGCGGCCTTGGATGGCGGAGTAAAAGTGTCCGATGCAGCTTTCTATTATGGAGAAGCACTAAAGGCCAACGGTAAGTTTGAAGAAGCCGCCACTCAGTTTGATGCCTACGCGCAAAACGGCGGCAACCGCACCCTAGCAGCTCGCTCCGAAATGGAAGCCAAAAATGCCCGGGCTTCTACCAGCATCGTGGCCATGCGCACCAATAGCGAAGTCATGCCGCTGGACCAAATCAACACCCCATCTGCCGAGTTCAGCGCCACTATTCTCCCCGAAACCAAGGAAGTGATTTTTGCCTCCGGCCGGGATAGCAAAGTGTACAAAGGAAATGGGGAAGGGTTCAACGACCTCTACGCCGTCAAGTTCGACGACGCCGACAAGATGACCGGCGGCACCGTTCGCAAGCTGGAGCCTCTTTTTAACTCCGAGGATAAGCACGAAGCCAGCGCCACCTACACGCCCGATGGCAAGATGATGGTGTTTGCCCGTTCCAACAACGGCTCCAAGAAAGGTTACCTAAGCGTAGATCTGTGGGTATCCTATAATAAGAACGGGGCCTGGACCGAGCCGGAGATTCTGCGGGTAGTCAACAGCAGCACCGCCGATGACTTCTCGCCCTCATTCGCGCCCGATGGCAAGACGTTGTATTTCGCTTCTACCCGCAAGGGTGGCCTAGGCGGCAACGATATCTACAAAACCACCATGGAAACGCCGGGCCGCTTCTCGCCGCCCGAAAACCTCGGCGACCAGATCAACACGCCGGGCAACGAGAACTACCCCGCTATTGCCCCCGACGGCACCCTGTACTTTTCTTCTGATGGGCACCCTGGCCTAGGCAAGCTCGATATCTTCAAGGTCGAGAAAAACAAAGTAGTTAACCTGGCGGTTCCTATTAATAGTACCGGCGACGACTTCGCGCCCTTCTTCACGGCTAACAAGGCAGGCATCTTCGCCTCGAACCGGGCTGGTGGCAAAGGCTCCGACGATTTGTATCGATTTCGGGAGAGCATGCTCAAGCTCGTGAACTTCTATGCCGACGGAACTCTGGTTGAGCGCAACGACAAAACCGGCCAGACGCTACCCGTCGCTAGCGAAACGGTAACCCTCTACAACGCGAAAGGGCAGAAGCTGCAAGATGCCACCACTGGCTCCGATGGCAAATTCAGCTTCAAGCTTGATACCGCAGCCGCCAACTATGCGGTTATTGCCAACCGGGCCGGCTACTTCACTGCCCGCAACTCCGTGAGCACTATCGGCCGCAAACCTGCCCAAGAAGCCCTGACCGAGCCCCTAACGGATGTGCGCATCCCCGTTACCCTGACGCTCGCCAAAATCGTGAAGAATAAAGCCATTGTAGTAGAGAACATTTTCTACGATTACGACAAGGCCAACATTCGTCCGGATGCTGCTTTGGAGCTGGATAAGCTGGTACAGACCCTCAACGACAACCCGCAAATCACGATTGAGCTAAGCTCCCACACCGACTCTCGCGGTAAAGATGCCTATAACCAAGCCCTTTCTCAGCGGCGGGCCCAATCAGCGGTAGACTATATCATCTCCAAAGGCATCGATAAGAGCCGCATTACGGCCCGAGGCTACGGCGAAACCCAGCCAGTCATCAAAAATGCCAAGACGGAGGAGGAATACCAACGCAACCGCCGCACCGAGTTTAAGGTGACCAAGATTGCTGAATGAGGACTCAGCCTCTACTATCTACTATAAGAAGACCTCCGGAGCTACCAGCTTCGGAGGTCTTTTGCATTAAGGGCTGTAGTGTTTGCTAGGCCACTCCTATATAAGGGGTACTTCTTACAAAGGATAGGAGAGAAGCCTAGTACTCTTAATATAGATGTGGCACAATCCTTGGCTTAGTGCTCTCATACGGGAGCAAACGGATTGCTCTAGGATAACGAGCCACTGCCATGAAAAAGGCGCTACTACTTTTTGCTAGTCTATTCCTATTCTTAGTGGGTGGCCTGCAGGCTGCTCCAGCCAACGTCAACTTCTCTTCAGAGCGCGGCGTGCCTTTCCAGCTCGTGTTTGACGGTCGGGCCCTGACGCGCGGCGGAGCCCGCCAGGTATTTCTGGACCGTCTAATGCCTGGCTACCATTGGGCAGAGTTCATTATCCCCTCTGGTTACGGGCGTAGCGTAAACTACCGTACCCAGATTTTCCTGGATGGTGGCCTAGAAACCAACTTCGTCCTTTTCACCCGCAATGGCTATCCGCCCATGTTGCGTAAAGTGTCGGCTATCCCTATTCGCGGAAACTATCCTCCCGGCCGCCCCGGTAACGGCTACCCTACTAATGGAGGATATGATAACACGTACCCTGGTGGACCAGCCGGCCCGGGCCGAAACGATGGCGGTTACCCAGCTCCGAACTCTCCCTACCCAAATCAAGGGCCGTATCCAAATGGGCCAGCTTATCCGTCGCAGCCTGCGTACCCCAATACGTATCCCGATAACCGGAACAATTACAATGTAATGTCTCCTCAAGATGTATCCCGTCTGCTGCAGTCTGTGCAACGGCAATCTTTTGATGACAACAAACTCCCCATTTTGCGGGAAGCATTAGGTGCGGCATCCCTAGAGTCCGATGATCTAACGCGTATTCTGTCTACGCTCACGTTCGACCGCAACCGGGTTGAATTAGCCAAATATGCCTACCCTCGTATCGTAGACCCTCAAAACTTCTACCGCGTCTATGAGGCATTTGACTTCCAAAGTAACGTTCAAG
Proteins encoded in this region:
- a CDS encoding (Fe-S)-binding protein, producing MHFSIQNILFLLVALAGFGLFAWQARKIRANILVGRDRDMSGNVNERLYKTLLVAFGQQKMFKRLTPAFLHLIVYIGFIVINIEVIEILVDGLFGTHRFLQFLGPLYSALTGTNEVLGALVVLAVIAFWWRRNVNTIRRFTGPELRAWPKLDANVILYVEVVLMVALFTMNTADLKLHGDNLPGAFPISSLLTGLFPDSPAALHVLERVGWWAHIVGILLFLNYLPSSKHFHIIMAFPNVYFSRLVPQGKFSNVESITHEVKAMMDPSYEVPAPPVGPDGSALAPTPFGAKDVDDLAWTNLLNAYSCTECGRCTSVCPANLTGKLLSPRKIIMDTRDRMEEKYNSPLIFNPNLYGKEAKHDPQEQLDAENHTLLRGYVTPEELWACTTCNACVEACPVNINPLESIVEMRRFLVLEESAAPNSLNVMFSNIENNGAPWAFSPSDRFNWADDLYVADKATAPVA
- a CDS encoding (Fe-S)-binding protein; this translates as MADLAAKGETPEVLFWVGCAGAFDDRYKRVTRAFVRILEHVGVNYAVLGMEESCTGDPAKRAGNEFLFQMQAMQNITTLNGYGIKKVVTACPHCFNTIKNEYPALGGEYEVIHHSTFLQQLINEGKVKAEGGESFKGRRITFHDSCYLGRANNIYEAPRAVLEVLDADLLEMKRCKTNGLCCGAGGAQMWKEPEPGKKDINVERAEEALATLDGDADVLLNLQGVESTAPVLPAGSNRGGSVIAVACPFCMTMMADGVKNKERESDVQVFDLAELIASAEGLNA
- a CDS encoding OmpA family protein — translated: MRTFILVCAAAGSAALLTGCATSGSLSKADKQFARGEYEPAIALYKADVAKGKNIAQSNYRVAESYRLSNRIEQAEAYYKAALDGGVKVSDAAFYYGEALKANGKFEEAATQFDAYAQNGGNRTLAARSEMEAKNARASTSIVAMRTNSEVMPLDQINTPSAEFSATILPETKEVIFASGRDSKVYKGNGEGFNDLYAVKFDDADKMTGGTVRKLEPLFNSEDKHEASATYTPDGKMMVFARSNNGSKKGYLSVDLWVSYNKNGAWTEPEILRVVNSSTADDFSPSFAPDGKTLYFASTRKGGLGGNDIYKTTMETPGRFSPPENLGDQINTPGNENYPAIAPDGTLYFSSDGHPGLGKLDIFKVEKNKVVNLAVPINSTGDDFAPFFTANKAGIFASNRAGGKGSDDLYRFRESMLKLVNFYADGTLVERNDKTGQTLPVASETVTLYNAKGQKLQDATTGSDGKFSFKLDTAAANYAVIANRAGYFTARNSVSTIGRKPAQEALTEPLTDVRIPVTLTLAKIVKNKAIVVENIFYDYDKANIRPDAALELDKLVQTLNDNPQITIELSSHTDSRGKDAYNQALSQRRAQSAVDYIISKGIDKSRITARGYGETQPVIKNAKTEEEYQRNRRTEFKVTKIAE
- a CDS encoding DUF4476 domain-containing protein, which translates into the protein MKKALLLFASLFLFLVGGLQAAPANVNFSSERGVPFQLVFDGRALTRGGARQVFLDRLMPGYHWAEFIIPSGYGRSVNYRTQIFLDGGLETNFVLFTRNGYPPMLRKVSAIPIRGNYPPGRPGNGYPTNGGYDNTYPGGPAGPGRNDGGYPAPNSPYPNQGPYPNGPAYPSQPAYPNTYPDNRNNYNVMSPQDVSRLLQSVQRQSFDDNKLPILREALGAASLESDDLTRILSTLTFDRNRVELAKYAYPRIVDPQNFYRVYEAFDFQSNVQELQQYVQAYRR